A DNA window from Microcystis aeruginosa NIES-843 contains the following coding sequences:
- a CDS encoding photosystem II reaction center protein J encodes MFAEGRIPLWLVATIAGLGVIAVLGLFFYGAYAGLGSSM; translated from the coding sequence ATGTTCGCAGAAGGTCGTATTCCTTTGTGGTTAGTCGCCACCATCGCCGGTCTAGGCGTTATCGCTGTGCTTGGTCTTTTCTTCTACGGAGCTTACGCCGGTTTAGGTTCCTCTATGTAA
- a CDS encoding photosystem II reaction center protein L, giving the protein MERTPNPNRQAVELNRTSLYLGLLLVAVLGILFSSYFFN; this is encoded by the coding sequence ATGGAAAGAACACCTAATCCGAATCGGCAAGCCGTCGAGTTAAATCGTACTTCTCTTTACCTAGGTTTACTCCTAGTTGCTGTCTTGGGAATTTTATTTTCCAGCTATTTCTTTAACTAA
- the psbF gene encoding cytochrome b559 subunit beta produces MASGNPNQPISYPIFTVRWLAVHTLAVPTVFFIGAIAAMQFIQR; encoded by the coding sequence ATGGCTAGTGGTAATCCCAATCAACCCATTTCTTACCCCATTTTCACCGTTCGCTGGTTGGCAGTTCATACCTTAGCGGTCCCCACTGTCTTCTTTATCGGTGCGATTGCGGCAATGCAGTTTATTCAACGCTAG
- the psbE gene encoding cytochrome b559 subunit alpha has translation MSGSTGERPFGDIVTSIRYWIIHSITIPMLFIAGWLFVSTGLAYDVFGTPRPDEYYTQERQELPIINDRFEAKNQIEQFNQ, from the coding sequence ATGTCAGGTAGTACCGGCGAACGTCCTTTTGGCGATATCGTTACCAGTATTCGTTACTGGATTATCCATAGCATCACCATCCCCATGCTGTTTATCGCAGGTTGGTTATTCGTGAGTACCGGTTTAGCTTACGATGTTTTTGGCACTCCCCGTCCCGATGAGTATTACACTCAAGAGCGTCAAGAATTACCGATCATTAATGATCGCTTTGAGGCCAAAAATCAAATCGAGCAGTTTAATCAGTAG
- a CDS encoding photosynthesis system II assembly factor Ycf48, which translates to MRKLKQFVIVLAVAFFCFSCSSVPSLSSSPWQILTLDTDSTFADIAFTDDLQHGWLVGTKSTLFETTDGGDSWQQKVLNLGEEKVSFSAVSFHDQEGWIVGKPSILLHSEDGGSSWSRIPLSEKLPGSPYGIIALNDKTAEMVTDLGAIYRTKDGGKTWQALVEGAVGVARTIVRSHDGKYVAVSARGNFYSTWEPGSTEWQPHNRLSSRRLQKVGYGEKGELWALARGGQLQFTSPNDLDTWEDKVFPEFSTSWGLLDLNYRSPEEIWVAGGSGNLLVSHDSGQSWQKDRAVESVPSNLYRIVFINSDKGFVLGQNGVLLKYNPPSEPA; encoded by the coding sequence ATGAGAAAACTGAAACAATTCGTAATAGTTCTAGCTGTAGCCTTTTTCTGCTTTAGCTGTAGTAGTGTGCCATCCCTGAGCAGTAGTCCTTGGCAAATCCTCACCCTCGACACTGACTCCACTTTTGCCGATATCGCCTTTACCGACGACCTGCAGCACGGTTGGTTAGTGGGAACCAAATCTACCCTCTTTGAAACCACCGATGGGGGGGACAGCTGGCAGCAAAAAGTCCTCAACCTTGGCGAAGAAAAAGTTAGCTTTAGCGCCGTCAGTTTCCACGACCAAGAGGGTTGGATTGTCGGTAAACCCTCAATTCTTCTCCATAGCGAAGACGGGGGCAGCAGCTGGTCCCGTATCCCCTTAAGTGAAAAATTACCCGGTTCCCCCTACGGAATTATCGCTCTGAACGACAAAACCGCCGAAATGGTCACGGATTTAGGCGCTATCTACCGCACCAAAGACGGGGGCAAAACTTGGCAAGCTTTAGTGGAAGGTGCTGTGGGTGTGGCCCGGACAATTGTTCGTTCCCATGATGGTAAATATGTGGCCGTTTCCGCACGCGGGAACTTTTATTCCACCTGGGAACCGGGGTCAACAGAATGGCAACCCCACAATCGTCTTTCTTCCCGCCGCTTACAAAAAGTCGGTTATGGTGAAAAAGGAGAACTGTGGGCCCTGGCCCGGGGTGGTCAACTACAATTTACTAGCCCCAATGATCTCGATACATGGGAAGATAAGGTATTCCCAGAGTTTTCCACCAGTTGGGGACTTTTGGACCTCAACTACCGCAGTCCCGAAGAAATTTGGGTCGCTGGTGGTAGCGGCAATCTCTTGGTCAGTCATGACAGCGGCCAATCTTGGCAAAAAGATCGCGCGGTGGAAAGTGTCCCCTCCAATCTCTATCGAATTGTTTTTATCAATTCCGACAAGGGTTTTGTCTTGGGACAAAATGGGGTTTTACTGAAATATAATCCCCCTAGCGAACCGGCCTAA
- a CDS encoding rubredoxin: protein MSDRPPELTLADQAPANYECRSCGYVYDPSKGDSKTNTPAGTPFEELPETWRCPVCGVRRSQFINIGAKDAPSGFQENLSYGFGVNRLTPAQKNILIFGALALGFVFFISLYGLN from the coding sequence ATGAGCGATCGCCCACCAGAACTAACCCTAGCCGACCAGGCCCCTGCCAACTACGAATGTCGCTCCTGCGGCTACGTTTACGACCCCAGCAAGGGAGATAGTAAAACCAACACTCCCGCTGGAACCCCCTTCGAGGAATTGCCAGAAACGTGGCGCTGTCCCGTGTGTGGTGTGCGTCGTTCCCAATTTATCAACATCGGAGCCAAAGATGCTCCTTCGGGATTCCAAGAAAATCTTAGCTATGGTTTTGGAGTCAACCGTCTGACTCCGGCACAAAAAAATATTTTGATTTTCGGGGCTTTAGCGCTAGGATTTGTTTTCTTTATTAGTTTATATGGTTTAAACTAA
- a CDS encoding ISKra4-like element ISMae43 family transposase (programmed frameshift): MLSENEKRIKELCQELGQCLYEQSPINKFNNLGEIEETVRDLMIQYVNPEIGNFFVKTSTGETAGRTRKVKSILGELPITEKQAKKLEIKSRTQMSPMLEKNCLLLSGDESYEKSAQKIKSLTGIAVSHSTQQRLVHRYAFEELPSNPEVEVEEMSLDGGKVRLRTAKGKALIWRDYKAVSFHQLGVAAFFQDNSALLDLVNSQVLAKPLICLGDGHDGIWNLFREIGEKQERIEILDWYHLIENLYKVGGSFQRIEEVKCFLWKGEVEAAISCCEGWSEPQVENFITYLNKHKHRIVNYGYLQAEGISIGSGSVESKIKQIAHRLKITGASWESGNVPQVLRHRCAYLNGCLF; encoded by the exons ATGTTATCAGAAAATGAAAAAAGAATTAAAGAGTTATGTCAAGAGTTAGGGCAATGTCTCTATGAGCAATCCCCAATTAATAAATTTAATAACTTGGGAGAGATAGAGGAGACAGTCAGAGATTTAATGATTCAGTATGTCAACCCAGAAATCGGTA ATTTTTTTGTCAAAACAAGCACAGGAGAAACAGCTGGTCGGACAAGAAAAGTGAAAAGTATTTTGGGGGAATTACCAATTACAGAAAAACAAGCGAAAAAATTAGAAATAAAGTCTCGGACTCAGATGAGTCCAATGTTAGAGAAGAACTGTTTGCTATTAAGTGGCGATGAATCCTACGAGAAATCGGCGCAGAAAATCAAATCATTGACAGGGATTGCTGTTTCTCACAGTACCCAACAACGCCTCGTACATCGCTATGCTTTTGAAGAATTACCGTCTAACCCAGAAGTGGAAGTGGAAGAAATGAGCCTAGATGGCGGTAAGGTACGACTAAGAACTGCCAAGGGAAAAGCCTTAATTTGGCGTGATTATAAAGCAGTGAGTTTTCATCAACTGGGGGTAGCGGCTTTTTTTCAAGATAACTCAGCTTTATTAGATTTGGTTAATTCTCAAGTTTTGGCCAAGCCTTTAATTTGTTTAGGAGATGGACATGATGGTATCTGGAATTTATTTCGTGAGATAGGAGAGAAACAGGAAAGAATTGAAATATTGGATTGGTATCATTTAATCGAAAACCTCTATAAAGTTGGCGGGTCATTCCAGCGAATTGAGGAGGTAAAATGTTTTCTCTGGAAGGGGGAAGTGGAGGCGGCTATCTCTTGTTGTGAAGGATGGTCAGAGCCGCAAGTTGAGAATTTTATTACTTATTTAAACAAGCATAAACATCGAATTGTCAATTATGGTTATTTGCAGGCAGAGGGGATTTCCATTGGCTCTGGCTCCGTCGAATCAAAAATTAAACAAATTGCTCATCGTCTTAAAATTACTGGTGCAAGTTGGGAATCTGGTAATGTACCGCAAGTCCTTCGTCATCGCTGTGCTTATCTAAATGGTTGCCTTTTTTAA